A region of Ictidomys tridecemlineatus isolate mIctTri1 chromosome 4, mIctTri1.hap1, whole genome shotgun sequence DNA encodes the following proteins:
- the LOC101963597 gene encoding olfactory receptor 51G2: MLDFNNTSNWPTFFFIGIPGLEPAHMWISIPFCFLYLVALVGNVLLLVIVRTEQNLHEPQFYLLAMLALTDLGLSLSTMPSVLAIFWFDVHHIGLDACLTQMFFIHTLSSVESGVLVAMAFDRLVAICAPLNYTRILTHYTVACLSGAALIRGATLLAPLPFFLRTFSFCGANILSHSYCYYPDMLNLACGDVTFSSVYGLVCVLCTFAVDVIFILVSYMKILGTVMKLGIQDRNWKSLQTCACHLCTVLVFYLPLISLAVLHRYTQETSPILYTTMSNAYLLMTPLLNPVVYSLKSRQIQAALRKRFWAQRVVAGE, from the coding sequence ATGCTGGATTTTAATAACACGTCTAATTGGCCCACTTTTTTCTTCATTGGTATTCCTGGTCTGGAGCCTGCACATATGTGGATCTCCATTCCTTTCTGTTTCCTGTACCTGGTGGCTCTCGTGGGTAATGTCCTTCTCCTGGTTATAGTCAGAACAGAACAGAATCTTCATGAACCACAGTTCTATCTTTTAGCCATGCTAGCCCTCACGGACCTGGGCCTTTCCTTGTCAACAATGCCAAGTGTCTTGGCTATCTTCTGGTTTGATGTCCACCACATTGGTCTGGATGCCTGCCTGACCCAAATGTTCTTCATCCACACTCTCTCCTCCGTAGAATCTGGTGTCCTGGTGGCCATGGCTTTTGACCGCTTGGTGGCTATCTGTGCCCCGCTGAATTACACCAGGATCTTGACACACTATACTGTTGCCTGCCTTAGTGGAGCTGCCCTCATACGGGGTGCCACTCTGCTGGCCCCTCTGCCTTTTTTCCTGAGGACATTTTCTTTCTGTGGGGCCAATATCCTCTCACACTCTTACTGCTACTATCCAGATATGCTGAACCTGGCCTGCGGGGATGTTACTTTCAGCAGTGTCTATGGGTTGGTCTGTGTGCTCTGCACCTTTGCAGTGGATGTTATCTTCATCCTTGTTTCATACATGAAAATCTTGGGCACTGTTATGAAACTGGGAATCCAAGACAGAAACTGGAAATCACTGCAAACCTGTGCCTGCCACCTGTGCACAGTGCTTGTGTTCTATTTGCCTCTCATCAGCCTTGCAGTACTGCATCGTTACACCCAGGAAACGTCCCCGATTCTGTACACCACCATGAGCAATGCCTATCTCCTCATGACACCACTGCTAAACCCTGTAGTCTACAGTCTCAAATCCCGGCAGATCCAAGCTGCCCTGCGCAAGCGATTTTGGGCACAACGTGTTGTTGCTGGGGAGTGA
- the LOC101968223 gene encoding olfactory receptor 51I1, protein MFEFNTTTFQPSFFILTGLRGLVGARLWLGPLLSLMYITTMAGNCTVIYLVRTERSLQEPQYHFLSMLAGADIVLSVSTLLSVLKVFILGLYEIAFDSCLTQLFFIHTSSSMGSGILLAMAFDRFVAISHPLQYTTILTNSRVTKMGLAALLRGVALMTPLPILLKRLPFCKGQMLSYSYCLHPNVMKLACGQVKINIFYGLVLVIFSFGIDFLLIALSYVLIFQAVLGIASREGQMKALNTCLSHIFIVFIYYGPLLAITVMHRICHKSSPLAHAVLGNIYLFMPPMLNPIVYSLKTKQIRAALRKSFKVQQA, encoded by the coding sequence ATGTTTGAATTCAATACCACGACATTTCagccttctttttttattcttactgGCCTCCGAGGGCTGGTGGGTGCCCGCCTATGGCTGGGACCACTCTTGAGCCTGATGTACATTACTACAATGGCAGGAAACTGCACAGTAATATACTTGGTGAGGACTGAGAGGAGTCTACAGGAGCCTCAGTACCATTTCTTGTCCATGCTTGCTGGAGCTGATATTGTCCTCTCTGTCTCCACCCTTTTGTCTGTGCTCAAGGTCTTTATCCTTGGCCTCTATGAAATTGCATTTGATAGTTGCCTCACTCAACTCTTCTTTATTCATACATCCTCTTCCATGGGCTCAGGTATCCTGTTGGCCATGGCTTTTGACCGCTTTGTGGCCATCAGTCACCCCCTGCAATATACCACCATACTCACCAACTCACGAGTCACCAAAATGGGACTGGCAGCCTTGCTGAGGGGTGTAGCACTCATGACTCCATTGCCCATCCTGCTAAAGAGGCTGCCTTTCTGCAAGGGCCAGATGCTCTCCTATTCCTACTGTCTCCATCCAAATGTCATGAAGCTAGCTTGTGGTCAAGtcaaaatcaatattttctatgGTCTGGTTTTGGTCATCTTTTCTTTTGGGATTGATTTTCTCCTGATAGCCCTTTCTTATGTTCTGATATTCCAAGCAGTGCTGGGTATTGCTTCCAGAGAAGGACAGATGAAGGCACTCAATACCTGCTTGTCTCATatctttattgtgtttatttattatgGACCTCTCCTGGCAATAACTGTAATGCATCGAATCTGCCACAAAAGTTCTCCATTGGCACATGCCGTCCTGGGAAATATTTACCTCTTTATGCCCCCAATGCTCAACCCAATTGTGTATAGTCTGAAGACCAAACAGATCCGTGCTGCTCTGAGAAAATCTTTCAAGGTCCAGCAAGCATGA